A window from Plasmodium chabaudi chabaudi strain AS genome assembly, chromosome: 11 encodes these proteins:
- a CDS encoding riboflavin kinase, putative yields the protein MEHNENKNNIAIIDADYYIINYKSTITTYIQNICNNILRSKRENINDQNVDKKKIIICIFMLKIFLINIENNLNLFDFLYDVINKYHYLINHESVVPSSSKTQVENNKNDSNNSSDNKYEQENILISKEPENESSNENSINIESSKNANVHIASSLMHDLIINKDYDNIDNVLVSKVGLLKIKNYCDINNNSSSENKEINNYNADRNGDIFASNNNKVKGKSIHKKGDSDIDTASISFTDNDDVHFSNIDDEDIPDIYSDGSDDINSGNSQSNESCLKYAKSETVCDSENYNKFLIDYNKIKFNLKHFNEFFNIKHITNEINKKKKNYEEQAIKYIEKLYRIVMLSKLHIGAYNFLKNLKNKKFYFIFYSSNKNLTNFLFKYFKISKLLKDNYTIIDSFDELREYEACKFFLVFSNRPCFITHMKRHGYFKIALGKKNKNSVSTNCDDINYEDIKTYNYDSKIENKDSNCNDNKLNEQSSTNIPEESLNKSNDVVYPLSRNCNLTDDIYSWRIFYIFNKYIYIYGKVVKGFGRGSKYLNIPTANIFNANLTEADIMPGIYFGISKLKHKIYKTVVSIGYNPYFQNKHITIEAFLYYKTNKLFYDENIELIIVGLLRSESNFYELSHLIHAIQFDCELARIALNQIRHDQYFKKCKNYLSSPCKHI from the coding sequence atggaacacaatgaaaataaaaataatatagcaATTATAGATGCAGATTActacataataaattacaAAAGTACTATAAccacatatatacaaaatatatgtaataatatacttaGAAGTAAAagggaaaatataaatgatcaaaatgttgataaaaaaaaaattattatttgcatatttatgttaaaaatatttttaataaatatagaaaataactTGAATTTAttcgattttttatatgatgtTATTAACAAATATCACTATTTAATTAATCATGAAAGTGTAGTACCTTCTTCAAGTAAGACGCAAGTggaaaataacaaaaacgATAGTAACAATTCCagtgataataaatatgagcAGGAAAATATACTAATTAGCAAAGAACCTGAAAATGAAAGttcaaatgaaaatagtataaatatagaaagcAGTAAAAATGCCAATGTCCATATAGCAAGTAGCTTAATGCAtgatttaattataaataaagactATGACAATATTGATAATGTTTTGGTTTCAAAAGTAgggttattaaaaattaaaaattattgcgatataaataataattcttcATCAGAAaacaaagaaataaataattacaatGCAGACAGAAATGGGGATATATTTgcatcaaataataataaggtAAAAGGGAAAAGTATCCATAAAAAAGGAGACAGCGATATTGATACTGCCTCTATAAGTTTCACAGACAATGATGATGTGCACTTTTCAAATATAGACGATGAAGATATACCAGATATTTACTCAGATGGATCtgatgatataaattcTGGTAATTCACAATCAAACGAATCATGCTTGAAATATGCAAAATCAGAAACTGTCTGTGATtctgaaaattataataaatttttaatagattataacaaaataaagttcaatttaaaacattttaatgaattttttaacataaaacatattacaaatgaaataaataaaaaaaaaaagaattacGAAGAACAGGccattaaatatatagaaaaattgTATAGAATAGTAATGTTGTCAAAATTACACATAGGtgcttataattttttgaaaaatttaaaaaacaaaaaattttattttatattttatagttcaaataaaaatttaacaaattttttatttaaatattttaaaatttcaaaaCTTTTAAAAGATAATTATACAATAATAGATTCATTTGATGAACTTAGAGAGTATGAAGcttgtaaattttttttagtatttaGTAATAGACCATGCTTTATAACACATATGAAAAGACATGggtattttaaaatagcattaggaaagaaaaataaaaattctgTATCAACTAATTGTGATGATATTAATTatgaagatataaaaacatataactATGATAgcaaaattgaaaataaagatagcaattgtaatgataataaactAAATGAACAATCCTCTACGAACATCCCAGAGGAATCTCTCAATAAATCGAATGATGTTGTTTATCCATTGTCACGAAATTGTAATTTAACAGACGATATATATTCATGgagaatattttatatatttaataaatacatatatatatatggaaaaGTTGTAAAGGGTTTTGGTAGGGGtagtaaatatttaaatatccCCACagcaaatatttttaatgcaAACTTAACAGAAGCCGATATAATGCCTGGAATTTATTTTGGTATATCAAAACTAaaacacaaaatatataaaactgTTGTATCTATAGGATATAATCcttattttcaaaacaaGCATATAACTATAGAAGCTTTTCTATACTATAAAACCAATAAATTATTCTACGATGAAAATATCGAATTAATAATCGTTGGATTACTTCGAAGTGAAAGTAATTTCTATGAATTATCACATCTGATACATGCCATACAATTTGACTGTGAATTAGCTAGAATTGCTCTAAATCAAATTCGACATGATCAGTATTTTAagaaatgtaaaaattatcTTAGTTCGCCTTGTAAACacatataa
- a CDS encoding high mobility group protein B4, putative, with product MDRKKPKAPLSSYLIFCNYERENVKQYLAQNSDPNTTIKITDIQKELSNKWKNLSDDERKVYEEQAQLLKLKYNEELIEWQNSRNKDGPINNIINITTKFPTLKIQKIMHLNKNVKKVNGEAMNILQKAVTMFLIELVTKTVEYKSEKQMSQYLTTKDIVSCIQREGIKYKFLEDCLYLLTEPRTTLSFIEEEDNHESIFDLCEEDKKEYNYDIEEKNMIKMKKRTNNTKSNKKALENQNIYADITTFFKKK from the exons atggacaG AAAAAAGCCCAAAGCGCCTTTATCGTcctatttaattttttgtaattacGAAAGAGAAAAtgtaaaacaatatttagCGCAAAACTCGGATCCCAACACAACa ATTAAAATAACAGATATTCAGAAAGAGTTGAGtaataaatggaaaaatttGTCTGACGATGAAAGGAAG GTATACGAAGAACAAGCAcaacttttaaaattaaaatataatgaagaaTTGATTGAATGG CAAAATTCTAGAAATAAAGATGGCCCTATAAATAA cattataaatatcaCAACTAAATTTCCaacattaaaaattcaGAAAATTATGCATTTAAACAAGAATGTTAAGAag gtCAACGGTGAAGctatgaatattttacaaaaggCAGTG ACGATGTTTTTAATTGAATTGGTTACCAAAACTGTTGAATATAAAAGCGAAAAACAAATGTCTCAGTATTTAACCACCAAAGATATAG TATCTTGCATACAAAGGGAAGGgataaaatacaaatttctTGAAG ATTGTTTATATCTGTTAACTGAGCCCCGGACtactttatcatttatcGAAGAAGAAGACAATCATg aatccatatttgatttatgtgaagaagataaaaaggaatataaCTACGACATAGAGGAAaagaatatgataaaaatgaaaaagcgAACTAACAATACAAAGAGTAATAAAAAGGCATTGGAAAATCAAAACATATATGCTGATATtactacattttttaaaaaaaaataa
- a CDS encoding exosome complex exonuclease RRP44, putative produces MQTFKFLRKKNDQRVQKCFYKCNANNRITKVVREIYLRNDISCSIEKCKVCENKKKKLLDGDRNILILDTDTIIKYIDFLYECNIDNILIPLTIYEHIRTFNKILYKKLHELCYEIDESIPNSNKRYSVFVNKYCKFTYVHDNIKYDLKELQEIIKIVIWFKHHNPNLNVIVITSNDLLTNDCANNGIPCFSLLDYVNQFLIKKAKNGLNNYGYNDNMLSIETIKMYFEDNMIAENDENKEVENGNEANGNSRLNDLDKTQNDSENFKYKKKIYEPHLDKKEIIQGLRNNQFFKGVFQVICVNKMATVKINDYEDVIIKGYKNMNRAIHNDIVAVEIFSQFTDPSYGESDYFEEHIDPDEKEEEEEAEDDDEEKEKKTNDMNKTTSIAKSENEQHIKTGEGNEFIECKKLYGKVIGIISRSRKEYGGVIKSCDNDKNNKYIEKLLFFKAFNSKIPHIIIKSNMEEELSNKRVIVTIDKWDFNSKYPLGRCLSVLGVCDDIEAETKLIYNEYNISTKEFSESAYLCLPPSNWVIPEEEFSKRIDFRNILTFSIDPPGCQDIDDALSVEILEDEKIIKIGVHIADVSYFVKQNSALDLEASKRCTTVYLTNQRVDMLPKLLTTDLCSLVEKQDRLTYSCIFTFNTNYDILDINIAKCIINSDRSFTYEQAQNIIDDSNDTSSIAISLRLLNNIAKDLKTKWLNDGALELKGNSEVVFEFEQKDYTKTKNLKPYITYETNRLIEAFMLLANRSVARIIFQNFKAACILRRHPPPKYDTLKELDEYLQSIKVYDFKFNTSKELSYSINNINLKNDKILSNILKTLVTKCMNEAIFISGYNVHNNDMLRHYGLAADIYTFFTSPIRRYADIMVHRILNHIYGIEKLHNKYLDIVYLNKQVALLNEKYRNARFASRASVNFFSYLYIKKIGNQITQAVITSLKKNGIQIYVLAYGIEGICYLKKKDGFIFDEKKKSFIKLNENQKEIFQLNFYDNVEVHMQVDTRDIKCQNHFIFIRKL; encoded by the coding sequence ATGCAAACGTTTAAATTTttgcgaaaaaaaaatgatcaaCGGGTTCAGAAGTGTTTTTACAAATGTAATGCGAACAACAGGATTACAAAAGTAGTAAGAGAGATTTATTTAAGAAATGATATAAGTTGTAGTATAGAAAAATGCAAGGTTTgtgaaaacaaaaagaaaaagttgTTAGATGGAGATAGGAATATCTTAATATTAGATACAGAtacaataattaaatatattgattttttatacgAGTGTAATATAGATAACATATTAATCCCATTAACTATTTATGAACACATAAGaacatttaataaaatattatataaaaagttacATGAATTGTGTTATGAAATCGATGAAAGTATACctaatagtaataaaagATATAGTGTTTTTGTAAACAAATATTGTAAGTTTACATATGTtcatgataatataaaatatgatttaaaagaattacaagaaattataaaaattgttatatgGTTCAAGCATCACAACCCTAATTTAAATGTAATAGTTATCACTAGTAAtgatttattaacaaatgaTTGTGCTAACAATGGTATACCTTGTTTTTCATTACTAGATTACGTCAatcaatttttaataaaaaaagcaaaaaatggattaaataattatggcTACAATGATAATATGCTTAGTATAGAgactataaaaatgtacTTTGAAGATAATATGATTgctgaaaatgatgaaaataaagaagttGAAAACGGGAACGAAGCTAATGGAAATTCTCGTTTGAATGATTTGGACAAGACGCAAAATGATtcagaaaattttaaatataaaaaaaaaatatatgaaccccatttagataaaaaagaaataatccAAGGATTGAGAAATAATCAATTCTTTAAAGGAGTTTTTCAAGTTATTtgtgtaaataaaatggcAACAGTAAAAATTAACGACTATGAAGATGTTATAATAAAgggttataaaaatatgaacagaGCAATACATAATGATATTGTTGCAgtagaaatattttctcAATTTACTGATCCATCATATGGCGAATCAGATTATTTTGAGGAGCATATCGATCCAgatgaaaaagaagaagaGGAAGAAGCCGAAGATGATGACGaggaaaaggaaaaaaaaacaaacgaTATGAACAAAACAACTTCCATTGCTAAGTCGGAAAACGAAcaacatataaaaacagGGGAAGGGAACGAATTTATTGagtgtaaaaaattgtatggTAAAGTTATTGGAATTATTAGCAGATCCCGAAAAGAATATGGTGGTGTTATTAAAAGCTgtgataatgataaaaataataaatatatagaaaaattattattttttaaagcttttaatagtaaaataccacatataataataaaaagtaatatGGAAGAAGAATTAAGTAATAAACGAGTAATTGTAACAATAGATAAGTGGGATtttaattcaaaatatCCATTAGGAAGATGTTTAAGTGTATTAGGTGTTTGTGATGATATTGAAGCggaaacaaaattaatttataatgaatataatatatcaacAAAAGAATTTAGTGAAAGCGCGTACTTGTGCTTACCGCCTTCAAATTGGGTTATACCTGAAGAGGAATTTTCTAAAAGAATTGAttttagaaatattttaacttTTAGTATCGATCCTCCTGGATGCCAAGATATAGATGATGCATTATCTGTTGAAATTTTAGAAGacgaaaaaattataaaaataggaGTACATATAGCAGATGTAtcttattttgttaaacaAAATAGTGCCCTTGATTTAGAAGCATCAAAAAGATGCACTACAGTTTATTTGACAAATCAAAGAGTTGATATGCTTCccaaattattaacaacAGATTTATGTTCATTAGTTGAAAAGCAAGACAGATTAACATATAGTTgcatatttacatttaatacgaattatgatatattagATATTAATATAGCTAAATGCATTATTAATAGTGATAGATCATTTACATATGAACAAGCTCAGAATATTATTGACGATTCTAATGATACATCTTCTATTGCAATTTCATTGAGATTACTAAACAACATTGCAAAggatttaaaaacaaaatggtTAAATGATGGTGCATTAGAATTAAAAGGAAACTCAGAAGTTGTATTTGAATTTGAACAAAAAGATTATACAAAAAccaaaaatttaaaaccTTATATTACATATGAAACAAACCGTTTAATAGAAGCATTTATGTTACTAGCTAATCGATCAGTAGCtagaattatttttcaaaatttcaAAGCGGCATGTATATTAAGAAGACATCCGCCACCTAAATATGATACATTAAAAGAATTAGATGAATATTTACAATCTATTAAGGTTTatgattttaaatttaatacatCAAAAGAATTATCTTAttcaattaataatattaatttaaaaaatgataaaatactatcgaatattttaaaaacattagTTACAAAATGTATGAATGAagcaatttttatatctggATATAATGTACACAATAATGATATGTTAAGGCATTATGGTTTGGCAGctgatatatatacattttttacttcACCAATTAGACGATATGCTGATATCATGGTGCATAGAATAttaaatcatatatatggaaTAGAAAAGCTTcacaataaatatttagatattgtttatttaaataagcaAGTCGCTTTATTAAACGAAAAATACAGAAATGCTAGATTTGCTTCTAGAGCTtctgttaattttttctcttatctatatattaaaaaaataggaaaCCAAATTACACAAGCTGTAATAACaagcttaaaaaaaaatggaatacaaatatatgtgtTAGCATATGGTATTGAAGGAATATGCtatctaaaaaaaaaagacggatttatatttgatgagaaaaaaaaatcatttattaaattgaATGAAAACCAAAAAGaaatttttcaattaaatttttatgacaATGTGGAGGTCCATATGCAAGTTGACACGCGAGATATTAAATGCCaaaatcattttatttttattagaaAACTGTAA